Proteins encoded by one window of Nomascus leucogenys isolate Asia chromosome 19, Asia_NLE_v1, whole genome shotgun sequence:
- the LOC100603014 gene encoding uncharacterized protein LOC100603014, translating to MGRGEEMQVLYADMSVNLGSLGSNTLQLPPSKPRRDQAPSDGGESIQGDALPLQHTIEQHPGGTRGCNAEAFKVLTRMPENSCDARLLAGSRLHHKPSIPAPDLTSLLLCQLFIKGLSS from the exons atgggaagaggagaagagatgCAGGTGCTGTATGCAGACATGTCTGTGAACCTGGGGTCCTTGGGCAGCAACACATTGCAGCTTCCACCTAGCAAGCCACGCCGGGACCAG GCCCCATCTGATGGAGGAGAATCAATTCAAGGAGATGCCCTCCCTTTACAGCACACCATTGAACAGCATCCAGGAGGAACGAGAGGCTGCAATGCTGAGGCTTTCAAAGTACTCACAAGGATGCCCGAGAACAGCTGTGATGCCAGGCTTCTGGCAGGTTCCAGGCTCCATCACAAGCCCAGCATCCCTGCACCAGATCTGACATCGCTGCTGCTGTGCCAGCTGTTTATAAAGGGCCTGAGTAGCTAA